From a single Phycisphaeraceae bacterium genomic region:
- a CDS encoding heparinase II/III family protein has translation MFPDPITPRSYPELLAKPDYDPFKVMPGNLPPAPRIFTTAAQLQRARQRLDAGNPIDTECFKQLISLCKIDEPLPALKLATGPIEWGLGTLTPPLKLAFYNALAFKLGAANRHRDRALEAMRLAAHAAVRKNDWSGDEHHEAGNAARAYDLLVSDGLSPADDNLFRSMLRALMSAMECATHRMCNNHNSMQMTGRLPLAVALEDIPSIHDTLYGHQHNGQWRYGLIHCLRHDFLADGTQWEGAAGYHMLVLMMVCECFTIMEHLGVDLWHRQWPSLMQNDSQDEHRGWGPKGARPLLAAFDAMLYMTFPNGDYSLLHDQILGNIRGTGVWGPIFNQAYEKFRLPRHAWVLRQINRGCAATANGPLPRWFMENRGATDFVRIEARDYPEGEYPLTEDRQFSLTGRHVSGCSLLPEYGLTILRSDVLDLKAPSASLYWGPHSAGHRSPAALHLEIHAFDQRISNAPHVFKDGYGDPRHLTWNRSTIAHNTVTVDQYPMFPYDFESESLWECDRWRDTLSDGKLEQFQPEGDFKVARASNDNVYAGVLLDRTVVVTRGFVMDLFRVTADRPRLLDWAIHLHGEFSRAGEPVDLGQNRGYRHMTDARVHPRQNGSDWTLLPFQLGDTRVHGDLWLGGASEAQLITAQDEPVDGRSPIGDSRPPQARTAVIVRRHAATALFVSIWGLDPHQATPRGGHVSGKADADVTVQLGKDQRWIFPLKGNVRREPSQT, from the coding sequence ATGTTTCCCGACCCCATCACACCGCGCTCTTACCCCGAACTGCTGGCTAAACCGGATTACGACCCGTTCAAGGTCATGCCCGGCAATCTTCCGCCGGCACCGCGTATCTTCACCACCGCGGCGCAGCTTCAGCGGGCAAGGCAGAGACTTGATGCGGGTAACCCCATCGACACCGAATGTTTCAAACAACTGATCTCGCTCTGCAAGATCGACGAGCCGCTGCCTGCGCTCAAGCTGGCGACCGGTCCGATCGAATGGGGACTCGGAACACTGACGCCTCCGTTGAAACTGGCGTTTTACAACGCGCTGGCGTTCAAGCTCGGAGCGGCAAATCGCCATCGTGATCGAGCGCTGGAAGCGATGCGGCTGGCGGCACACGCTGCTGTGCGGAAAAACGACTGGTCCGGCGACGAACATCACGAGGCCGGAAACGCCGCCCGTGCTTACGACCTGCTCGTATCAGATGGCTTGTCTCCGGCGGATGACAACCTCTTCCGCAGCATGCTCAGGGCTCTCATGAGTGCCATGGAGTGCGCTACTCACCGGATGTGCAACAACCACAACTCCATGCAGATGACCGGCCGTCTCCCGCTGGCTGTGGCACTGGAAGATATCCCAAGCATCCACGACACACTCTACGGCCACCAACACAACGGACAGTGGCGCTACGGCCTGATCCACTGCCTGCGCCATGACTTCCTCGCTGACGGCACGCAGTGGGAGGGTGCGGCGGGCTACCACATGCTCGTGCTCATGATGGTCTGTGAATGTTTCACCATCATGGAGCATCTGGGCGTCGATCTCTGGCATCGCCAATGGCCCTCACTCATGCAGAACGATAGCCAGGACGAGCATCGCGGCTGGGGACCCAAAGGTGCGCGGCCGCTCCTCGCCGCCTTCGATGCGATGCTGTACATGACCTTTCCTAATGGCGACTATTCGCTTCTGCACGATCAGATTCTGGGCAACATCCGCGGCACCGGAGTCTGGGGGCCGATATTCAATCAGGCTTATGAAAAGTTCCGTCTGCCGCGACACGCCTGGGTGTTGCGGCAGATCAACCGTGGCTGTGCCGCCACCGCCAACGGCCCTCTGCCGCGCTGGTTCATGGAAAACAGAGGAGCGACGGATTTTGTCCGCATCGAGGCACGCGACTATCCCGAAGGTGAATATCCACTGACAGAGGACCGACAGTTCTCGCTCACCGGGCGCCATGTTTCCGGTTGCTCGCTGTTACCCGAATACGGGCTGACGATTCTCCGTAGCGATGTGCTGGATCTCAAAGCACCATCGGCTTCGCTCTATTGGGGGCCGCATTCGGCGGGGCACCGTTCACCCGCCGCCTTGCACTTGGAAATCCATGCTTTCGATCAGCGCATTTCCAATGCACCGCACGTTTTCAAGGACGGCTACGGCGATCCGCGACATCTGACGTGGAACCGCTCCACCATCGCACACAACACCGTCACTGTCGATCAGTACCCGATGTTTCCCTATGACTTTGAATCTGAATCGCTCTGGGAGTGCGACCGCTGGCGCGACACTCTCTCTGACGGCAAACTTGAGCAGTTCCAGCCCGAAGGCGATTTCAAGGTCGCTCGTGCCAGCAACGACAATGTGTACGCCGGCGTCCTGCTCGACCGAACGGTGGTCGTCACCCGCGGATTCGTCATGGACCTCTTCCGCGTCACAGCGGATCGACCGCGCCTGCTCGACTGGGCTATCCACCTGCATGGTGAGTTTTCCCGCGCTGGTGAGCCGGTGGATCTGGGACAAAATCGCGGCTACCGCCACATGACCGATGCACGTGTCCACCCCCGACAGAACGGCAGCGACTGGACCTTGCTGCCGTTCCAGCTCGGCGACACGCGCGTTCATGGCGATCTCTGGCTGGGCGGCGCATCAGAGGCGCAACTGATCACTGCACAGGATGAGCCAGTGGACGGTCGATCTCCCATCGGAGACAGCAGGCCGCCACAAGCGCGGACGGCAGTGATCGTCCGTCGTCACGCGGCGACGGCGTTGTTCGTTTCCATCTGGGGACTCGATCCTCATCAAGCCACACCCAGAGGCGGACACGTTTCCGGTAAGGCG
- a CDS encoding 1-deoxy-D-xylulose-5-phosphate synthase yields MNQHEKAPTPPAIAGASGTTGTSVQAPLLPSINSPADLKKLAIDQLPQLAGEMRQAICDQVSKTGGHLAPNLGVVELTIALHYVFDFAHDRLLFDVGHQCYPHKLITGRQSLLPKLRQRDGMAGFPEPRESPYDLFSVGHAGTAISTAVGMARGDLLKGEGSGPNARKCVSLIGDASIVNGVALEGLNNAGTLNRQFLVILNDNGMSIAKPQGAMAQYFDRVRVNAHYGDLKKRAHEVLKHIPGGSTLEDLYHRAGEMMKALITSGHMFEQFGLLCVGPIDGHDFPTLIDMLNEVKDFDRPVLLHCKTIKGKGFDYSSGDPTKFHSPSPFVVEGCRVEMKKSGRSFTTAYADAMIDLMKKDEKIYAVTAAMPDGTGLNKIMPLFPDRSLDTGICESHAMDMCAGLAKTGIKPFFAVYSTFVQRALDQVFQEISLQGLPVRICLDRAGFVGDDGAVHHGFMDISMFAPLPGVAMLAASDEPNLRAGLEFMRQYDAGASVIRYPRDNVAAEPLQTTVEPYELGKGVFLKRTAGAVNPLATSSGSKKPDIAILAYGTEVYEALAAMKLLEAQGYDIALYDARFAKPVDIQLIKALIERGIPVLTVEDHSIRGGLGACVLEACADQSIPTDLIYRHGMPEKWIYQASRRKQLEETGLDGAGIARKVRQILDDRGHPGRMPEIHVTVGNSVQVER; encoded by the coding sequence ATGAATCAGCACGAAAAGGCTCCGACTCCTCCCGCCATTGCCGGTGCATCAGGCACGACGGGAACCTCGGTTCAAGCCCCCCTGCTTCCATCGATCAACTCACCAGCCGACCTCAAGAAGCTCGCGATTGACCAGCTTCCCCAACTGGCCGGCGAGATGCGTCAAGCGATCTGCGATCAGGTTTCCAAAACCGGCGGTCACCTGGCGCCGAACCTCGGCGTCGTCGAGCTGACCATTGCGCTCCATTACGTTTTTGATTTCGCTCACGACCGGCTGCTTTTCGACGTCGGCCACCAGTGTTATCCCCACAAACTCATCACCGGGCGGCAAAGCCTTTTGCCGAAGCTGCGCCAACGCGACGGTATGGCGGGGTTCCCCGAACCGCGCGAGTCGCCCTACGACCTTTTTTCCGTCGGCCACGCAGGTACCGCGATCTCGACGGCTGTCGGCATGGCGCGCGGTGACCTGCTCAAGGGCGAAGGCAGCGGCCCGAATGCCCGCAAGTGCGTCTCCCTCATCGGTGACGCTTCGATCGTCAACGGCGTCGCGCTCGAAGGACTCAACAACGCAGGCACGCTCAATCGCCAATTCCTCGTCATCCTTAACGACAACGGCATGTCCATCGCCAAGCCTCAGGGAGCGATGGCGCAGTATTTCGACCGCGTTCGAGTCAATGCCCACTACGGCGACCTCAAAAAACGCGCCCACGAAGTTCTCAAACACATTCCCGGCGGGTCCACGCTCGAAGACCTCTACCACCGCGCCGGCGAGATGATGAAAGCACTCATCACCTCCGGGCACATGTTTGAACAGTTCGGCCTGCTCTGCGTCGGACCCATCGACGGCCACGACTTCCCCACTCTCATCGACATGCTCAACGAGGTGAAGGACTTTGATCGCCCTGTTTTGCTGCATTGCAAGACGATCAAAGGGAAGGGCTTCGATTATTCGTCGGGCGATCCGACCAAGTTCCACTCACCCAGTCCGTTTGTCGTCGAGGGTTGCCGCGTCGAGATGAAAAAGTCCGGCCGCTCCTTCACCACGGCCTACGCCGACGCCATGATCGACCTGATGAAGAAGGACGAGAAGATCTACGCGGTGACGGCTGCGATGCCCGATGGCACCGGCCTGAACAAGATCATGCCGCTGTTTCCCGATCGCAGTCTGGACACGGGCATCTGCGAGAGCCACGCGATGGATATGTGCGCCGGGCTTGCCAAGACGGGGATCAAGCCGTTTTTCGCGGTCTATTCGACCTTTGTCCAGCGTGCGCTGGATCAGGTTTTCCAGGAAATCTCGCTCCAGGGCCTGCCGGTACGCATCTGTCTGGACCGTGCGGGATTCGTCGGTGACGACGGAGCGGTGCATCATGGGTTCATGGATATTTCGATGTTCGCTCCGCTGCCGGGCGTGGCGATGCTCGCGGCAAGCGATGAGCCGAATCTGCGTGCGGGGCTGGAGTTCATGAGGCAGTATGACGCCGGTGCCAGTGTCATCCGTTACCCGCGCGACAATGTCGCAGCCGAACCGCTCCAGACAACCGTCGAACCATACGAGCTGGGTAAGGGCGTGTTCCTCAAGCGCACCGCCGGTGCCGTCAATCCGCTGGCGACATCATCCGGCAGCAAAAAGCCGGATATCGCGATTCTCGCCTACGGAACCGAAGTGTACGAAGCGCTGGCTGCGATGAAGCTTCTCGAAGCGCAGGGCTACGATATCGCGCTTTACGATGCTCGCTTTGCCAAACCTGTGGACATTCAACTCATCAAGGCACTGATCGAGCGCGGCATCCCGGTCCTGACCGTGGAAGATCACTCGATCCGCGGCGGTCTGGGCGCGTGCGTGCTCGAAGCGTGCGCTGACCAGAGCATCCCGACGGATTTGATCTATCGCCACGGCATGCCGGAAAAATGGATCTACCAGGCCAGCCGGAGAAAGCAGCTCGAAGAAACGGGGCTCGATGGAGCGGGTATCGCCCGGAAGGTGCGCCAGATACTCGACGACCGCGGTCACCCAGGCCGCATGCCGGAAATCCACGTGACCGTAGGCAACAGCGTGCAGGTAGAGCGGTAA
- a CDS encoding bifunctional methionine sulfoxide reductase B/A protein produces MRTAAHTLRTLVLLALLAVVAACTDAGDAKAATATTQPSGDSNMVRVHVFNREGKLVGPVDSPKVIKTDAQWNEQLGSETYLIVRNKGTEAPFCGNLLDNHKEGVYACVACGLPLFSSKAKFQSGTGWPSFFQPIAPGNVTESRDTSHDMVRTESLCARCGAHLGHVFDDGPRPTGLRFCMNSASLRFVDEKDLKTLADPILDATGTAIGATTQPTTQPSARSQSQAVFAGGCFWCTEAAFEQVKGVSDVESGYAGGSQETANYEAVSRGNTGHAEAIRITYDPQVISYDELLEIFFEAHDPTTRNRQGNDIGTQYRSAIFYADEYQKQAAEKAIREGNKQRKPSRQIVTTVEPLTAFYPAETYHQDYARRNPDQPYIEYTSKPHVEAIKEKFPDKTK; encoded by the coding sequence ATGCGAACAGCCGCGCACACCCTTCGCACACTCGTACTACTGGCACTATTGGCGGTGGTGGCTGCCTGTACCGACGCCGGCGACGCCAAGGCTGCAACCGCCACCACTCAACCTTCTGGGGATTCCAACATGGTCCGTGTTCACGTTTTCAACCGGGAAGGCAAGCTTGTCGGTCCTGTCGACTCACCCAAAGTCATCAAGACCGACGCTCAGTGGAATGAGCAACTCGGCAGCGAAACCTACCTCATCGTCCGCAACAAGGGTACCGAGGCCCCCTTCTGCGGAAACCTGCTCGACAACCACAAGGAAGGCGTTTATGCCTGTGTCGCATGCGGATTGCCGCTCTTTTCCTCGAAAGCCAAGTTTCAGTCCGGCACCGGTTGGCCGAGCTTTTTCCAACCTATTGCACCGGGTAACGTGACCGAGTCGCGTGATACCAGTCACGACATGGTCCGTACGGAATCACTCTGCGCCCGCTGCGGTGCGCACCTGGGTCACGTCTTTGACGACGGTCCGCGGCCGACCGGATTGCGCTTCTGCATGAACTCCGCGTCGCTTCGCTTTGTTGACGAAAAGGACCTCAAAACGCTCGCCGACCCGATTCTCGATGCGACTGGCACCGCCATCGGGGCGACCACGCAGCCAACGACCCAACCCTCCGCGCGGAGTCAGAGCCAGGCTGTTTTTGCGGGCGGTTGTTTCTGGTGCACCGAGGCGGCTTTCGAGCAGGTCAAGGGAGTCTCCGACGTGGAGAGCGGCTACGCGGGCGGCTCACAGGAAACCGCGAATTATGAGGCGGTCTCACGCGGCAATACCGGCCACGCTGAAGCCATCCGCATCACCTATGACCCGCAGGTCATCAGCTACGACGAATTGCTGGAGATCTTCTTCGAAGCTCATGACCCAACCACCCGAAACCGTCAGGGAAACGATATCGGCACGCAGTACCGCTCCGCGATTTTCTATGCTGATGAATACCAAAAACAGGCGGCGGAAAAGGCGATCCGCGAAGGCAATAAGCAGCGCAAGCCCAGCCGACAGATCGTGACAACGGTCGAGCCGCTCACTGCTTTTTATCCTGCGGAGACGTATCACCAGGATTACGCGCGGAGAAACCCTGACCAGCCGTACATTGAATACACCTCCAAGCCGCACGTGGAGGCGATCAAGGAAAAATTCCCGGATAAGACGAAGTAA
- the rplS gene encoding 50S ribosomal protein L19 yields MNLIVQAVEKSQLKTDAPKLSVGDTVDAHLRIVEGAKERIQVFNGVVLKIQGEGMNQTVTIRRIVANEGVERTLPIHSPRVARIEVIRHGHVRRSKLYYLRDRVGKSRRLRDRRRGLGAAEAPETPAASAAVDAAKPAEPAKA; encoded by the coding sequence ATGAACCTGATCGTACAAGCCGTCGAAAAGTCGCAACTCAAAACCGATGCTCCCAAGCTCAGCGTAGGTGACACGGTTGATGCCCACCTGCGGATCGTCGAAGGTGCCAAGGAACGTATTCAGGTGTTCAACGGCGTGGTGCTCAAGATTCAGGGTGAGGGCATGAATCAGACGGTGACGATCCGCCGCATCGTCGCCAACGAAGGTGTGGAGCGTACGCTGCCCATCCATTCGCCGAGAGTGGCCCGGATCGAAGTGATCCGTCACGGCCATGTCCGTCGATCCAAGCTGTACTACCTGCGCGACCGCGTGGGTAAGAGCCGTCGCCTGCGTGACCGCCGCCGTGGTCTGGGAGCAGCCGAGGCCCCTGAGACGCCGGCAGCATCGGCGGCTGTGGATGCAGCCAAGCCTGCTGAACCCGCCAAGGCGTGA
- a CDS encoding cell division protein FtsW: protein MLRYSQILQLTVVALLGIGVVMVPSAGMTVDSHINPFSLLLNRNAIYAFVAIVAMMFASRINVRELYRVHGLGNPLLWTVAISLLLVGLTFVPGVGKSVNGSTRWLYVGPPSNPLISFQPSELTKWVMVLAIAWWCARRRGVMHRFWHGLVPAMLLIAAACGLIVIEDLGTAALIGVVAVCLLIGGGARLWQLALTMPPAALGVYLAIAHSPYRLARLTAFLNPWADPQGSGYHPIQSMLAIVQGGLWGRGLGNGIQKFGYLPEDTTDFIFAIICEEMGVAGAALVIVLYLVLLWIGLSIVRESKDTFGRLVGLGVLLTVGIQALINIAVVTVVVPTKGIALPLISSGGTGWIVTAFAIGLVAALDNANELERSEATPSLPAREQTSEEEPLPLTEMMTAE from the coding sequence ATGCTCCGCTATTCTCAAATCCTTCAGTTGACGGTCGTGGCACTGCTGGGCATCGGAGTAGTCATGGTGCCTTCAGCGGGTATGACTGTGGACTCGCACATCAACCCGTTTTCGCTTCTGCTCAACCGAAATGCCATCTATGCGTTCGTCGCCATCGTCGCCATGATGTTCGCCAGCCGGATTAACGTCCGTGAGCTTTACCGCGTGCATGGCCTGGGTAATCCGCTGCTCTGGACGGTCGCAATTTCTCTGCTGCTTGTCGGCCTGACCTTTGTTCCGGGTGTCGGTAAGTCGGTCAACGGATCGACCCGTTGGCTTTATGTCGGCCCGCCGAGCAATCCGCTGATTTCATTTCAACCGAGCGAACTGACAAAGTGGGTGATGGTGCTGGCGATCGCCTGGTGGTGTGCGCGACGGCGCGGAGTCATGCATCGATTCTGGCATGGACTGGTGCCGGCGATGCTGCTCATCGCCGCTGCCTGCGGTCTGATCGTGATCGAAGATCTTGGTACGGCGGCGCTGATCGGCGTCGTCGCGGTTTGTCTGCTGATCGGCGGCGGGGCGCGGTTGTGGCAGCTCGCCCTCACCATGCCTCCGGCGGCTTTGGGTGTCTATCTGGCCATCGCGCACAGTCCGTACCGGCTGGCGCGACTTACGGCTTTCCTCAATCCCTGGGCCGATCCGCAGGGGAGCGGCTACCACCCGATCCAATCCATGCTCGCAATCGTGCAGGGCGGGCTGTGGGGACGCGGATTGGGTAACGGCATCCAGAAATTCGGTTATCTGCCGGAAGACACGACCGACTTTATCTTCGCGATCATCTGCGAGGAAATGGGCGTGGCCGGCGCTGCTCTGGTCATCGTGCTTTATCTGGTGCTCTTGTGGATCGGCCTGTCGATCGTGCGAGAGTCGAAAGACACCTTCGGCCGGCTCGTAGGTCTGGGCGTGCTTTTGACGGTCGGCATACAGGCGTTGATCAACATTGCTGTCGTGACCGTCGTCGTGCCGACCAAAGGCATCGCGCTGCCGTTGATCTCTTCAGGAGGAACAGGCTGGATTGTGACGGCGTTCGCCATCGGCCTGGTCGCCGCACTGGACAACGCCAACGAGCTGGAACGCTCGGAAGCGACACCCAGCTTGCCCGCCAGGGAGCAGACGAGCGAAGAGGAGCCGCTGCCGTTGACGGAAATGATGACCGCGGAGTGA
- a CDS encoding glycosyltransferase, which yields MTQTRTILFAGGGTGGHIFPSLAIAERLEEHAAPLRSHFLVSKRPLDAHILAKTSHTYSPLPAQPLSKKPWQWPGLCSAYSRSVSQVRAMIADMNVSAVVAMGGFVSAPAIAAARRAGIPVALVNLDAVPGLANRLMARRATQIFSVYPQDAWPGAEIIGLPLRRSAVGPESHAESRAALGLDPQRDTLLVTGASQGAQSINRLMIELAGQASVRQALRTGGWQVLHLAGSSQVEELRSAYAKAEIPAKVEAFCDAMGHAWRAATVAISRSGAGSVAEAWANATPTVFLPYPYHKDQHQRLNALPLVTPGGALLFNDLIDAPANARQLTGPLLALMRNESQRSRMITLMRQKQPADGAEAVAQWLISR from the coding sequence ATGACACAGACGCGGACGATTCTTTTCGCCGGCGGCGGAACGGGCGGGCATATTTTCCCCAGCCTCGCCATCGCCGAGCGACTGGAAGAGCATGCCGCGCCGCTGCGTTCACACTTTCTGGTGTCAAAGAGACCGCTCGATGCGCATATCCTCGCCAAGACATCGCATACCTACTCGCCGCTACCCGCGCAACCGTTGTCAAAAAAACCGTGGCAGTGGCCGGGATTGTGCAGCGCGTACAGCAGGAGTGTCTCGCAGGTTCGCGCGATGATCGCCGACATGAATGTCTCCGCAGTCGTGGCGATGGGTGGATTTGTTTCCGCACCGGCAATCGCGGCGGCACGTCGAGCGGGAATACCTGTCGCGCTGGTCAATCTCGATGCTGTCCCCGGACTTGCCAATCGTCTTATGGCCCGACGAGCGACACAGATTTTCTCCGTCTATCCCCAGGATGCTTGGCCGGGGGCGGAGATCATCGGCCTGCCTCTGCGTCGATCGGCTGTCGGGCCTGAAAGTCATGCCGAGTCGCGTGCGGCTCTGGGGCTTGATCCTCAGCGCGACACGCTGCTGGTTACCGGTGCCAGTCAGGGGGCACAGTCGATCAACCGTCTGATGATCGAATTGGCCGGGCAGGCTTCCGTGCGACAGGCTCTCCGCACAGGAGGCTGGCAGGTACTGCATCTGGCGGGTTCATCGCAGGTGGAGGAATTGCGCTCCGCTTACGCCAAGGCGGAGATCCCCGCAAAGGTCGAAGCATTCTGCGATGCGATGGGCCACGCCTGGCGTGCGGCGACGGTGGCGATCAGCCGAAGCGGTGCGGGTAGTGTTGCGGAGGCTTGGGCTAATGCCACGCCGACGGTTTTTCTGCCGTACCCCTACCACAAGGATCAGCATCAGCGGTTAAACGCACTGCCGCTGGTGACACCCGGCGGGGCGTTGCTCTTCAATGATCTCATCGATGCGCCCGCCAACGCTCGGCAACTGACCGGTCCGCTCCTCGCATTGATGCGCAATGAATCGCAGCGATCACGAATGATCACACTGATGCGTCAAAAGCAACCCGCGGACGGTGCGGAAGCTGTGGCGCAATGGTTGATCTCACGATGA
- the ilvB gene encoding biosynthetic-type acetolactate synthase large subunit, producing MAPKKSPILRTAEISTSSNGKATEKYVGMTGAQIFHELMVEHGVKHMFGYPGGAILPVFDAIFKSKQFNFILNRHEQGSGHMAEGYARASGKPGIVLVTSGPGATNTVTPLQDALMDGTPLIVFSGQVSTTAIGTDAFQEADVTGITRPCTKWNVLVKDVRELPRRINEAFHVATTGRPGPVLVDLPKDVTAAVLKESVCAEVNLPGYHVRELGTSAEIERAAEMINRAKRPVLYVGQGTILSGATEVLRKVAEKGRIPVTTTLQGLGAFDQRSPLSLDMLGMHGSAYANWAMHHADCIIAVGARFDDRVTGNVKLFAPAARAAEREGRGGFIHFDISPEQINKAVPVTIGVEGDARKNLELVLPMIESRDRSEWHAQVNEWKTKHPFRYKPDEREFHMKPQAIIEELYRQTKGEAILTTGVGQHQMWAAQFYKFSQPRQMITSGGLGTMGYGVPASIGVKLAQPGKTVVNIDGDGSFCMTCMEMATAAEYKINAKTIILNNDFQGMVKQWQDLFYQERYSHTEMHNPDFVKLTDALNCKGYRCTKIADLPRVMDEFLSYDGPAVMEALVEKHEHVYPMIPAGRGVEEIVLGKFD from the coding sequence ATGGCCCCCAAGAAAAGCCCCATTCTCCGCACCGCTGAGATTTCAACCTCCTCTAACGGTAAAGCCACCGAAAAGTACGTCGGTATGACCGGCGCGCAGATCTTTCACGAATTGATGGTCGAACATGGCGTCAAACACATGTTCGGTTATCCAGGCGGTGCGATCCTTCCTGTGTTCGATGCAATTTTCAAATCCAAGCAGTTCAACTTCATCCTCAATCGTCACGAGCAGGGATCGGGTCACATGGCGGAAGGCTACGCCCGCGCCAGCGGCAAGCCGGGCATCGTGCTGGTGACATCCGGCCCTGGTGCTACCAACACCGTCACGCCGCTCCAGGACGCGCTGATGGACGGCACGCCCCTGATCGTGTTTTCCGGCCAGGTGTCCACAACCGCGATCGGCACAGATGCCTTCCAGGAAGCCGACGTGACCGGCATCACTCGGCCGTGTACCAAGTGGAATGTGCTTGTTAAGGATGTGCGCGAGCTGCCTCGCCGGATCAACGAAGCCTTTCACGTAGCGACCACTGGTCGTCCGGGGCCGGTGCTGGTGGACTTACCCAAGGACGTGACCGCGGCGGTGCTCAAGGAATCCGTGTGCGCCGAGGTGAATCTGCCGGGCTATCACGTGCGTGAGCTGGGAACCTCAGCGGAGATCGAGCGAGCTGCGGAGATGATCAATCGCGCCAAACGTCCGGTGCTTTACGTTGGCCAGGGCACGATCCTGTCCGGCGCGACCGAAGTGTTGCGCAAGGTGGCGGAAAAAGGTCGCATCCCTGTGACGACAACGCTCCAGGGATTAGGTGCCTTTGACCAGAGGTCGCCGCTGTCACTGGACATGCTGGGGATGCACGGCTCGGCATATGCGAACTGGGCGATGCACCACGCGGATTGCATCATCGCGGTCGGTGCGCGGTTTGACGATCGCGTGACCGGCAACGTGAAACTGTTCGCTCCCGCGGCGCGGGCGGCGGAGCGTGAAGGCCGCGGCGGGTTCATTCACTTTGATATTTCGCCTGAACAGATCAACAAGGCGGTGCCTGTGACCATCGGCGTCGAAGGTGATGCGCGGAAAAACCTTGAGCTGGTCCTGCCCATGATCGAGTCACGCGATCGCTCTGAGTGGCACGCGCAGGTGAATGAGTGGAAGACCAAACATCCGTTCCGCTACAAGCCCGACGAGCGCGAGTTCCACATGAAGCCGCAGGCCATCATCGAGGAGCTGTACCGTCAGACCAAGGGTGAAGCGATTCTGACCACCGGCGTGGGTCAGCATCAGATGTGGGCGGCGCAGTTCTACAAATTCAGCCAGCCAAGGCAGATGATCACCAGCGGCGGACTGGGCACGATGGGCTATGGCGTGCCGGCTTCCATCGGGGTAAAGCTGGCGCAGCCGGGCAAGACCGTCGTCAATATCGACGGCGACGGCAGCTTCTGCATGACCTGCATGGAGATGGCGACGGCGGCGGAATACAAGATCAACGCCAAGACCATTATCCTCAACAATGACTTTCAGGGCATGGTCAAGCAGTGGCAGGACCTGTTTTATCAGGAGCGTTACAGCCACACCGAGATGCACAACCCGGACTTCGTGAAGTTGACCGACGCACTGAACTGCAAGGGATATCGCTGCACAAAGATTGCCGACCTGCCGCGGGTGATGGATGAGTTCCTCAGCTACGACGGGCCAGCGGTGATGGAGGCGCTGGTGGAAAAGCATGAGCACGTGTACCCGATGATTCCCGCCGGCCGTGGCGTGGAGGAAATCGTGCTGGGAAAATTCGACTAA